One Peromyscus leucopus breed LL Stock chromosome 20, UCI_PerLeu_2.1, whole genome shotgun sequence genomic window, GAGAGGGTTGTCAGGACTCCCCTCATAACGCTCCTTCGGGGACTCATTGGTCATGTGTAGAACGCCTAACAGCAGCACTTGGTGTTTACTGTTGTTTCTCGGCCTTTACAGAATGCCAAAGAGCGTTTAGAGCTGCCCCTCGGCTGTGAAGCAGTACTCCAGCCAGCCCAATGCCTCCTGCGGTACTGTCTTCTCTCCTTCAGCAGGCAAGGAAGAGGGCTGTACGGACTGGGGCGGATAGGCATAGGTGGAACTGAGAGTCACGGTCACATTGAAAATAGGACACCATCCTGTCAACCTGGGGTACAGTTGATAGTCCCACTCCTGGGGCCCATCTACAGTGGGCAGAAGGCAGGCTGAGGCTGAGTAAGATCTGACATCTTTCTAAAGCATGTGTATTCTGACCAACCCACCAACACAGGTTCAGAACTGGGTGTCTCTGATGTCCAGGCTTCCCAAAACGTGCATGTCAGGATCTGTCAGGGTCTGGCTTTTGTCCAAGGAAGGGTTGAGAAGGATGGATGCTGAGCTGAGGAGCAGACTGTGGGATGGCGAGGAAAAAGTGAGCCTGGGTAATAGGTACACGATCAAGAACTAAACCGTGACCTCAGGCCTGGAGACGGGCACATCGTCTTGGCTGTAGAGGACAGAGCGACTGTGGGAAAGGGGCTGAGGGGCGGTGCTGTGTTGTGTGTTCGGGGACACTGTACACCAAGAGATGCTGAAAAACCAAACCCTCCAACAAGCAGAAGTGCACGGGACCATCACGTGTGCTGTTCCCCCAGGAGTTCTGTCGGGGGGTCTGGGACATGGTGGCCTTGTGAAGGTAATAACAGTACCGAAGCACAGTGATCAGCTGACATTTATTAGTGTAGTTATACTTCATCACTGGGAAAAGTAAAGGAAGCTAAGACTCTTTGTtatcacaaagaaataaataaagcttattttTAGGAAAACTCTGGGTAGCCGAGGTCTATCAGTAGCACTAGAGAAATCCAGCCTGTGTGATGGATGAAGCtgggacagaaggaaggacaaTTACCTAGGAGATTCactcactgcccctcccccaactcctggcCACAGCTGATCAAGGTTGTGGGTACGAGGAAACCTAATAGGGTAGGGGCTGGGGCTAACACACTGAGAGATCATGGGCTTGTCAGACGCTCTCCCCCTCACTCCGAAGAGGTCTAGACAGCCGCTTCTCCAGACCGTTTCCTAGAAATGTGCTCCAGGTGGGCGTGGTCAGAGGTGTCCAGATCAATCTCGTACTTGGCTAGGATTTTGAGGATCGGTCTCAGCTTCAGCCACCACTGCTCCTTGGGGATCCGGTGCCTACAGAGAGATGAAATAATGGCGATGTGATAGCGATCGCCAGTCAATTTCTACCAAAGGCTTATAGGGAGAAGCTGGGCGAAAGAGGctggattaagggcatgagtACCTACAGGTGTTACTACAAAAGGACAAGCATTAGAGACAACAGGCTGTGGAAAGCAGGGCTTGGCAGCTAGCAGCAGGGAGAGGGCCATTCTAGAGTGTAATGACTTACTCAAAATCTGTCTGGTCTTTCAGCTCCGTCACTGGCTGAAAGACCAGGGTCCTCTTACGCATCCCCAGAACACAGCCTGAGTCTGGAGTATTGGCAAAGATCCGTCCTGGAATAAAGGACGGTCAGTTAGTCTCTCAATTGTGGAGGGAACTTCTGGAGAAGGGGCTCACCCTCCCGCCCCACATACCGTTACGGTAGCTCTCTTTGATTTTCCCAGACATCCAGTTCATGGCCTTAGCACCCATCTTAGTGGCGAAATTCCTGTCAAAGGGGGTCGGGCTTCCACCCTGAGGGGAGAGTCAGaaaaggtggagggagggaagctaACGAAGCCCAGAGATCTGAGTATACAGAAAGAACAGCTCCTGGATTTACAGGGAAGGACAGTTTGCGCTGGCCCATCATCAAGCACGTGGGTGGTCAGCTAAAGGACCTGGCAATCCCGGCTCTCTCCACTCCACAGCGGTCCCGCCCCACTTCAGTGTCTACTGTTTAGCTCGGCAGCTTGGCCACTGTGGAGATGTCCTTGTCCTCTGGAGCCCAACCCAGCTGTCCCAGGTAGAACCTCTGAGTACTGTATCAGTTTTTCTATGAACTAAGAGAGGGCAGGTAGAAAGGTTGGGTGGGGGGGAGAACACAGGacttcattcatatatatatgttacacaCAGTAAAGCTCCATTCCTGCAGAGGCTGCACCTTCCCTTGACCTGAGATACTGGGAATTCTTTGTGGATAGAAAAATGTTGGTGCTTAAGAGGCCATTTGGAACTAGTAGAACCCATGAATGAGGCCTTTCTCCTAAAGCCCAATTAGTGGAGATGGAAGCCTACACTCACCAGGCTCAAGAAAGGTGAAGGTGTGGTGGGAAAATCAGCTAGGCTCATTCAGCTCTAATTCACATTAGGTAAGTggccttgaaaatatttttctctctagACCCCATTTTCCTCATCAGAATCACTGGTTCTCAATTAGAGATCCCTTGGGGGGACATCTGGCCATGTTCAAAGGTGTCCTTGTTCAAATTGAGGGTGAAGGGGAGGTATGACCGGCTTCTAAGTAGGTAGAGGCCAGGAGTGCCACTAAGCTCCTACGATGCATACAACAGCCACCCACAGCAAAGAACTAATGTCCCCCAGTGGCAGTGACTCCAAGGTGGAGGAACTATATCCTAAGCAAAGAGAGTGGGTCACATgcatctctggagctgtgtggtggtgtgaaCAAGAacggcccctataggctcatacatttgaatgcactatcaccagggagtggcgctattGGAAATTAGAAGAATTAAAgaggaggtgtgcccttgttgggggaagtgtgtcactggggttgggctttgagttgcaaaagcccaagccaggcctagtcactcttccctccctccttccttccctccttccctccctccctccctccctctcttcatctctctctctctctctctctctctctctctctctctctctgcctgtggactAGGTCGCagctctcggctactgctccggcaggtgcatgcctgctgccgtgcgtgccgccatgctccctgccatgaggataatggactaagcctctgaaactgcaagcaaagCTCctaattaaatgctctctttcctaagagttgccgtgggcatggtgtctcttcacagcaatagaacactgactgaggCAGGTTGTGTCTGAGATAAAGATATTTTCATGTGGGACCCAACCTTGTTCCATGGTGACAGTGAGGCCCCGACAGATTGGAGAGGACTGATGGGAGTTTGTACGACTGTTGGGGGGCTCTGGGTGACTCGTGAAGGGTGTCTCACTACCTGCTGCATGTGGCCAAGCACGTTCTTCCTGCTGTCGAAGATGCCTTTCCCCTCCTCCGAGTACAGGTTGAAAATGAAGTCAGTGGAGTAGTTCTCATTGCACTTCTCATTCCTGCCAGGGAAAACGGGGGCCTGTGAGGCCGTCTTCATCCCCACCTTGTGCTTTCTGGGctcttccacctcctcccaaGGCCCCTCCACTCCCACGCTCTTCCACATCCGATTCCTCCGGTgtgccaaccacagatccatcGATGGACTAGGGCCACACTGACTAGTTTCTTAACTTAGAAACAGACTGTTACTAAGGTACCTTAACACCAAGCCTCTTTTCACGGTTGTTTTCATCTTCTGCACCAGATGTTCAACATTCACCTGAAAATGAACCAGCAAATCCTAAGCCTAGCTGGGGTTGGTCAGGGTGGACAAGCCCCCTGTCCTCTTCTACATCAAGCCTTTCCAAGAGTGGAGAGGGCATGGAAGAGAGTTGCTCACAGCCTGGGCTGGCACTGGGTCTGTGTCCCTTAAGTTTAGGGCCAGTGGAACTTAGACAGGCCCAATCTGAGACAGGCAGAAGTGAGAGAGGGGGGCATTAGGAGAGCCTCCAcgattctccctctcccacctccgaCCAGGAGCTTCTGGCTCCCCTGCCCTCAGAAGTGACTGCTTACAGCTCGTGTTTTTACACTTGTGACGTGTTGCTCGTATGTAAAGCAGTGATCCGGCTGTTGGGAATGTGGACCCTCATTTGAGCTTTGAGCTGAGCATGAACACAAGACTTCCACTCTCTGCTCTTGGCAGGGATTGGCTGGGATCCTGAGCTGGGAGTTCCCCTCAACGTGCTGCTAAATCTTCACTTTGTAGCTTTCTTCTCCTCCACTGAatttaaaactggaaaaataatGATCATTTGATCCCTCTGTGAAATACGAGATGAGTCCTGAGCAGAGGTGAAGGGCTATTTCCCTCAGAACTGGAATGGCAGGAAGAGTAATCTGGGGAGGAGAGATCATGGATTCTTCCAGCATTTAGACTACCTGCTCTCTGGAGTTCTGACGTTTCAGAACTTTCTGAACCTCCCTCCCCTATAATATGGAAGCAACAGCTTTACGACCAAACAGCACCAAAGGGCTCAGCAGCATGCTGCCCAACAAAATGTGATCCCAGAATAGAAGCTGTGGGCATGTGTGGGGGACAGTACTGGAGAACGCTTGCAAGGAGCCCTTCGTGTCTGCGTGGGGCTGAGCCCATCAGCTCCATCCTCCCCCCGAACTGCCTAGCTCTGGTTACTATGGGAACACTCAGGAAGATAGGCTGGAACCAGAGAGAGATACCTAGAAGGCTCTAGTGGCCATCTACCTGTAGATCTCGAATGGTGAAGGGCTCCTCAAAAATGTAGGCAGCATCGGCCCCAGCCGCTAGTCCTGCCATGGTGGCCAGATAGCCACAGTAGCCACCCATGGTCTCGATGATAAAGACCCGACGCTTGGTGCCGGCTGCAGACTGCTTAATCCGGTCACAAGTCTGTAAAGACAATGGACCACACAAAGATAGGGTCAGGAGTCGAATCCTTATTCTTACTCAGCTTCTTTCACTAATTCAACTCCAGGGCTACAGCCTTTTAGGCCAGTGAGACCCCTGGACCTCATCAAGGTCCTGCATTCAAAGAGGGCACTACACTGTAGAACTTCTCTCCTGGGAAGAAAGCCATACCTATCTTTAATGTTATTCAGAACAGGGATATTAAACTGTATAACTTCAGAGGACATAACAAAACAGGCCCTTTGGTAACCATGATATAGTTCTAAGTGAAGAGAATAAATACCAGCACAGATGCCTGGCTGCATGGAGTATTTCCCAAACactgctattttaaaaaagaggcttACTTTCCAAGACCAGAACACTATTCAAGCTACCCGGGGTGCTCACCGTGCAGATGGTGTTCAGTGCTGTGTCAGCCCCGATGCTGAAGTCTGACCCAGGGACGTTATTGGAAACAGTGGCAGGAATGACCACAAACGGGATGCAGAGCTCATCAAACTGCTTCCTGCCCTCCATCAGCTCCAGGCCACCCGTGTAAGCCTAAAAGAGCAGCAGGACCAGAcatgagaaggaaagggaaggtgggagggggagggggaggagaggggacagagggacaCTCACCTCAAAGCCCCCAATGATGACAAGGCCCTGAATGTTAAACTTCGTTATGTTGGCACTGATCTGTTCCAAGTTCTTCTTGGGCAGAGTCCTAGTTGACCGGTGGCGCGGAGCAGGGAGGAGGAATTGGGGGTGAAATAGCAAGATGGAATGGGAGAAAGGTTAAGAATTAGAAAGGTgagtcagatgtggtggcgcacgcctttaatcccagcactcgggaggcagagccaggcagatctctgagttcgaggccagcctggtctacagagtgagttccaggacagccagggctgcacagagaaaccctttccaaatagaaacaaacaaacaaacaggaacaaAAAGTGCCTTCTTTAGTGTCTGGACCTATGGCCCCATTCTTCCCCACAATCTCACATTATTCTAGAGTACACACTGGATCTCTAAGGGGTCAGATCTGCTCCATGCTGTGTGGTTGGGCCTGTCTATCCTCACTGAGGACACTCTTAGTTTTCAGAGCAGTAGATGTAGGCCCTAACTTAATGGATTGATGCCCACATTCAAAGGCATCTTGAAAGGGTAACTGGGAGATGATGCTCTCAAAATACCATTTACCTTTTAGTGCCAAGTTTGGAACCACCTTGACCAGTCCAACCTCCAACATAGCTCCAGCCAGCTTCTTCAATCTGCAGGGAAAAGCCACACAGCTAGCTCTGCATCCTGGCTAGAGTGCCAGGAAGCCCATGTGTGACTGAGGCCACTTCCTGAGCTCTGACCCTACAGTTCCCTTGGTTGGAAGGTAACCTAGCCACTGGCTTTTCCCCACACTGAACTTCTTCCACCCTTCTGACTCCTTGGGGAATAAGTATCTATGAAGGCAGACACTGTGCTGAGCTCTgggacagagaaaataaataagatgtgaTGTTTGGAAAGGATTGGTCCAGGGTTCCTATCCTTATTACCCTAAAATTAGCTATGCTCCCTGGAGAGACGTTGAGGTGGCAAGGAGGCAGAGGTAATGGACAGGTCACCCTACACTGACCTTCCCCGGCCCCATACTGCACGGGTGTGTCcttcttcctttgtgttttcGTACCTGACCTTTGGCCAGACCCTCGAAGCCATCATGTACGACCAGCACCCGGTTACCCTGGATCAGGCCAATCCTCACAGTAGAGCGAACGGCAGCGTTCATGCCTGCAGCTGGGGCCCCCACATTCATCACGGCCACTGTGTGCAACCCGCCCTGttcagaaggaagcagggaggaaatgaagagagaaacaCCCCCAAAGGAGAGATCACCAGGAGAAGGAGATCTCAGAGACCCTGGAATATGTGTGACAATACACATCACTCCCCCAGGCAATGCTAGTACACAGCCTGCTACTTTGTCCTATAGAAGCAAAATTCGCATCCTCATCATATGAGATAGCAGGCCCTGGAGAACAACGCCTCCCAAAGTGCGGTCCTGGGGCCACTGGCATCCCGATGATGCACCTGCGATGCTTACTGAACAGCACATTCCTGTCTGCTGCTCTGCATCTCACTTTCTGCCGAGGGAAGGGCCCAGGAATCTGCATACTTCATAAGCACCCCAGACAATTCTGATGAACAGTAAACACTGAGAACCACTCTTTCAAGGGAACCGGAAGTGAGGTAGAACTCGGTGTGACTACACCCACGGGATCAAAGCCCTCTTTCCTGCGCTTTTGCCACCCCTGAACTTGGTGTGAGTCTTGGGTTCTCTAACTGACCAGGTGGAAACACAGGACTAGTGTCTGGGATGGCTAACAGAGTCAGCACACAGGGTCAGAGTCCCAGCACTGAAGGACAGTGAGGACAAAGATATGGCAAGGCTGAGGTGGTGTGGACTGTGGGTAGCACTGCATGAAGAGAAACCGAGGGGGAAGGGCAAGTTGCCAGTACCTTAGAGACTGGGGGTCTGACATGGGCTAGAAGCTTGTACACCTCCCAGTTGTTCATGAAGCTCCTATAAAAAGTACAAAGAGAACAGGGTGTCTTCAGGCTGCTCCTTATTGCAAGCAGCCACAGGAATCCAGGGCAGGAGTGGGGTCTCAGTGAGTTTCCACAGGGTAAACCTCTGAGGAACTGACCAGGCCGAGCAGGGACTAGGGAGGGGCTTGCCGGGGAGCTAGTCATTCATCAAACACTCCCTGCGTGTTTTTGTCCCCGGTGCTGTGCTCAGCATATGAGACAGTTCCTTGCTTAGGGACACCCAGAACCTAGCTGAGGGCCACATCTAGACAGAACAGACTAGAATAAAAAGCTCTTTCCAAGGAGAGCATCCCTGGATGAACTGAGCCTCTTGTGCACCTCACAACTGACTTCCTTGGGGAAGAGATTGTTGCAGACAGTAATTAGAAAAGGCGGCCTACAGTGATACAGATTTCCGGCTTTGTTCTGGTGTCTGGTTGCTTTAGGTAGCAACTTTCTGGTCATTTTCTCACCGGCCTCTCAGCTTCATGGCTTCATCGAATCTCTTCTCATCCATAGCCTTGGTGACGTCTTTGGTCTATGAGGGAGGGTCACAGTAACCGTCACAACTCCAAGGCATGGTACTGCGTGACCAAATCTCCTCCCTGCTCATCTACACCCCACCTTTTCCATGTCCCCCAAACTATCACGAAACATCTcttatttcttcttaatttttctgAGCAGCAAAGAAGGGACTAAATTAGAATTCTGGGCAGAATGGAGGGGTGCTCGCGGGTGGCAGGACCTTCCCCCTCTGCACTCAGGTCCCTCCAGCCTCAGGACTACTGGACAATGAAGAGATGCTGCCAGGTGAGGAGGGTCCCCACCGTGTGCTGCTCAATGGCTGCCTTCTACGCAGAGCCCTGGCTTCTGGGCTTTGGGGATGCAGTCTCAAACATGGCTGCAGGTTACTGGGTTTCTCGAGTCTCAGAGAGAAGCAGGCCCCAAAATGGAGGCGGCCCCAACAAACGGGACCAACACTCTAGTTCAGCAACCATCCACTGTATTCGTATTGTGTATTCAAAGGAGTGGCTACCCCAGAGAACCCAACATTTTCCAGGTACTGTGTCAGAAGCACCACAGCGTCTCCTCAGTCTTTATCGCCCTGGAGGTGAGCAGTGGGCACCTCTGTTAATTTAGAGAAACACGTTTAAGGTAGACGTCATGTAGAGATAGAGGTAACTGGCTAGAAGTTAATAATTAGCGTTCCCAAGTCTTAGTATTGTTAGGAGAGACACTGTATTTGTGTCCCTCCTACATAACTACATGAAAAGGGTTTGAGGTTGGTGCTTATAAAATATTACAGAGTATGTGGACCTTCCCTCTTCCTCAGGAACACTCCAGCTGAGGAAACTGATGCTGAGTGgtggtctcagctcttgggaTTGCAGTCCACTGTGTTCTtggcctttctgtctctctctccaccatcctgcctctccatctttttttctaCCGGGACTGTAGAAGTTGGTCTCATGCCCCCTGAGCTCCCAGGAAAGGGTCTAAGACTGCTAAGACCCAGAACAGGGTCAGCACTTACCACTTGGACACACTCCATGAGGGGCAGGCGCACTGCCTGGTTACCAGAGAGGCTCACCACACAGGCTGGGGTGTCCGGGGTCCCCTCCAAAAGTGCCATCACTGCTTCCACGCCCATCCTGCTGCCCTGAAGGAGTCCATGGGACAAAGAATTTGCTTAGACCTCCCCCTATTTGTCTTAGCTAAGAGCCAGGATGCTCAGGGTCCTTTCCAAATCCTAGGGCTGAGTTCCACAATTGAAAGGCTGCATCCAGGTACCTGCTGTGCTTTGCCTGCCTACCCAGCTCTCACCTAAAGCTTGATGGCTCTCTGCCCAGATCTCACCTAAAGCTTGATGACTCTCTGCCCAGATCTCACCTAAAGCTTGATGGCTCTCTGCCCAGATCTCACCTAAAGCTTGATGGCTCCCTGCCCAGATCTCACCTAAAGCTTGATGGCTCTCTGCCCAGATCTCACCTAAAGCTTCATGGCTCTCTGCCCAGATCTCACCTAAAGCTTCATGGCTCTCTGCCCTCTTGTCATCAGAACCCTAGGGATTGTACTTGGTTCCAGAGAGGCATGCCCATGTCATACTGTGATCAGTAAGTTATGGGGGTTTAGCACTACTCTCTTGTTCCTGCTAAAGAAGTAGATAGCTTTTCTTCCAAGTGAAACAGGGTAAGAATGATAAACTCAGTATCCATGTTAGATCCCAGTAGCTTCACTGATGTTAGAGCTCGTAGATAGTGATCCTCACACCTAGGGTGCTGTCACCTGCCGTCATCTTTCTGTATGGGAACAGATGAAGACCACTGTGGCCTAGAGGCTGGTGGAGGGATAGCATGGCTAATGAGATAAGCCCCACAGAAGCAGGACTGCAAGGCTGGGGGCTCTAAGGTACAGGAACACAGAATTCTATGACTTACCAGAATCCGATCAAAGGCTGATGGTGTCCCACCCCGCTGCACATGTCCCAAAACAGTAACCCTGGTGTCATATCCAAGACGCTTTACCACCAGCTaaaaggatgaaggaaggaaaacacaaagGAAGAGATGCAATGTTAAGATTCAGAGGCCAACAAGGGTGTGGCCAAGCATGCTGGGGACAGGGTTTCACACCAAGGGCAGGGCCAAGCATGCTGGGGACAGGGTTTCACACCAAGGGCAGGGCCAAGCATGCTGGGGACAGGGTTTCACACTAACATTCTTGATGTCTTCTGAGGTGATTGGTTTTCCGTTCTTGTCGATTGCACCCTCAGCAACAATGATGATGTTAAGACGAGAACCACGGGTCCTTGTCTGGTCAAGAACAGGAGAAAGTGGTTAATGGAATTAAACTGAAGAGGAGAAAATAGGTCACCCATGAAATagtgtgagggttttttttccccaagggcAAGATAAAACATCGATACCTCACTGAGCCGCCGACAAAGGTGTTCCTCCCAATCATCATCTGGTGGACATTCAGGAATAAAAACCCAATCGGCCCCACAGGACAAAGAGGTGACAAGGGCCAGATATCTGAGGTGAGAGCCAGAAGCATGGACTAGAAACCTTTATATTCACAAATAGCCTCATCACACCCAGCAAGATCTCTCAGTCCCCACAGCGATGAAAGATACAGGGACCTTGCATTTCATTCCTGAAGCAAATGAGCACTAGGCCTGTCAATGAGATGCTGTCCTTGAAGGTCACCACCACCTTACTGGCTTCCCAGCTCAGATTGTCCATCCTTTCATGTGTACCTGAGCATGGCCCATATGTGCATATAAGTAGGGGAGACAGtgcagaggcagggaaggagggccATGTTGTGTGGAGCATATACACTTCCAGACTCCACAGGactctctgggaagaggaaagagccaTCTCTAGGAACACAGGGGTCAGGATGGGGTTCTTACCCACAGTGGCGGCCCATCACTTCCAACACAAACGTCCTCTGGTGGCTGCAAGAGAAGATGAGGTTTACAGTCTGCATGTCCCTGTGGCCAGGACCAAGACCCCATCCACACCCAGGCTCCTTGGCCTCTGGGAGAGGCG contains:
- the Pfkm gene encoding ATP-dependent 6-phosphofructokinase, muscle type isoform X1, with the protein product MHKEGFHVKFFMCVIQSRRVVRTTESTDEEASASNVIISTQHPKTDLVEILETVDEPNTMGPVLETEWIMTHEEHHAAKTLGIGKAIAVLTSGGDAQGMNAAVRAVVRVGIFTGARVFFVHEGYQGLVDGGEHIREATWESVSMMLQLGGTVIGSARCKDFREREGRLRAAHNLVKRGITNLCVIGGDGSLTGADTFRSEWSDLLNDLQKDGKITAEEATKSSFLNIVGLVGSIDNDFCGTDMTIGTDSALHRIVEIVDAITTTAQSHQRTFVLEVMGRHCGYLALVTSLSCGADWVFIPECPPDDDWEEHLCRRLSETRTRGSRLNIIIVAEGAIDKNGKPITSEDIKNLVVKRLGYDTRVTVLGHVQRGGTPSAFDRILGSRMGVEAVMALLEGTPDTPACVVSLSGNQAVRLPLMECVQVTKDVTKAMDEKRFDEAMKLRGRSFMNNWEVYKLLAHVRPPVSKGGLHTVAVMNVGAPAAGMNAAVRSTVRIGLIQGNRVLVVHDGFEGLAKGQIEEAGWSYVGGWTGQGGSKLGTKRTLPKKNLEQISANITKFNIQGLVIIGGFEAYTGGLELMEGRKQFDELCIPFVVIPATVSNNVPGSDFSIGADTALNTICTTCDRIKQSAAGTKRRVFIIETMGGYCGYLATMAGLAAGADAAYIFEEPFTIRDLQVNVEHLVQKMKTTVKRGLVLRNEKCNENYSTDFIFNLYSEEGKGIFDSRKNVLGHMQQGGSPTPFDRNFATKMGAKAMNWMSGKIKESYRNGRIFANTPDSGCVLGMRKRTLVFQPVTELKDQTDFEHRIPKEQWWLKLRPILKILAKYEIDLDTSDHAHLEHISRKRSGEAAV
- the Pfkm gene encoding ATP-dependent 6-phosphofructokinase, muscle type isoform X2 produces the protein MTHEEHHAAKTLGIGKAIAVLTSGGDAQGMNAAVRAVVRVGIFTGARVFFVHEGYQGLVDGGEHIREATWESVSMMLQLGGTVIGSARCKDFREREGRLRAAHNLVKRGITNLCVIGGDGSLTGADTFRSEWSDLLNDLQKDGKITAEEATKSSFLNIVGLVGSIDNDFCGTDMTIGTDSALHRIVEIVDAITTTAQSHQRTFVLEVMGRHCGYLALVTSLSCGADWVFIPECPPDDDWEEHLCRRLSETRTRGSRLNIIIVAEGAIDKNGKPITSEDIKNLVVKRLGYDTRVTVLGHVQRGGTPSAFDRILGSRMGVEAVMALLEGTPDTPACVVSLSGNQAVRLPLMECVQVTKDVTKAMDEKRFDEAMKLRGRSFMNNWEVYKLLAHVRPPVSKGGLHTVAVMNVGAPAAGMNAAVRSTVRIGLIQGNRVLVVHDGFEGLAKGQIEEAGWSYVGGWTGQGGSKLGTKRTLPKKNLEQISANITKFNIQGLVIIGGFEAYTGGLELMEGRKQFDELCIPFVVIPATVSNNVPGSDFSIGADTALNTICTTCDRIKQSAAGTKRRVFIIETMGGYCGYLATMAGLAAGADAAYIFEEPFTIRDLQVNVEHLVQKMKTTVKRGLVLRNEKCNENYSTDFIFNLYSEEGKGIFDSRKNVLGHMQQGGSPTPFDRNFATKMGAKAMNWMSGKIKESYRNGRIFANTPDSGCVLGMRKRTLVFQPVTELKDQTDFEHRIPKEQWWLKLRPILKILAKYEIDLDTSDHAHLEHISRKRSGEAAV